In Notamacropus eugenii isolate mMacEug1 chromosome 1, mMacEug1.pri_v2, whole genome shotgun sequence, one genomic interval encodes:
- the DOK2 gene encoding docking protein 2: MGEVIVKQGFLYFQQQQTFGKKWRRFWAVLYGESSCSLARLEFQEGPEKPRRGEAARRVIRLSDCLRAAEAGGEAGSPKDTSPFLLETTERLCLLAAPSLERSEWLQAICHLAFPLQRIERREPVGQEDSTSKQHGVPCMEENALYSSASSVTTKKDFVVTVRPTEASERCQLQGSYKLRAGESALELRSGSEPGTVLYTWPYRFLRRFGRDKVTFSFEAGRRCASGEGNFEFETRKGNEIFLALEDAISAQKNSASCGTSYQPTVVSSSLPLLENPYSRPHDSLPPPSPSIPPSSHYPRAPEGEYAVPFDSVARSLLGNSPREALPTPPHPSVDPLYDCIEERLPHHPDHIYDEPEGVAALSLYDSPQEPQGEAWRTQATADNGVTRPYQSGLGDFLGVSLSSWSKGAEYDNVVLKRNPK, translated from the exons ATGGGTGAGGTGATAGTAAAGCAAGGCTTCCTATACTTTCAGCAACAGCAGACTTTTGGGAAG AAGTGGCGGCGATTCTGGGCTGTGCTGTATGGAGAGTCTAGCTGTTCCTTGGCCCGGCTGGAGTTTCAGGAGGGCCCAGAGAAACCCCGCCGCGGGGAGGCTGCTCGGAGAGTCATCCGACTCAGTGACTGTTTGCGGGCAGCAGAGGCTGGAGGGGAGGCTGGCAGCCCTAAGGATACCAGTCCCTTCCTGTTGGAGACCACTGAGCGCTTATGCCTTCTAGCTGCCCCCTCCCTTGAGCGTAGCGAATGGCTCCAAGCCATTTGTCATCTGGCTTTTCCG TTGCAGAGAATAGAACGGAGGGAGCCAGTGGGGCAGGAAGACTCGACTTCAAAGCAGCATGGTGTGCCATGCATGGAAGAGAATGCTCTGTATAGCAGTGCATCCTCAG TGACCACAAAGAAGGATTTTGTTGTGACTGTGAGACCCACAGAAGCAAGTGAGCGGTGCCAGCTTCAGGGGTCTTATAAACTTCGGGCAGGAGAGAGCGCCTTAGAGCTTCGGAGCGGGTCTgaaccaggcactgtactatatACTTGGCCCTACAGATTCCTCCGACGATTTGGGAGGGATAAG GTCACGTTTTCCTTTGAAGCAGGCCGGCGCTGTGCCTCAGGAGAAGGGAATTTCGAGTTTGAAACCCGTAAGGGCAATGAGATCTTTCTGGCTTTGGAGGATGCTATTTCTGCCCAGAAGAACTCTGCCTCTTGTGGAACCTCTTATCAACCAACTGTAGTATCATCATCCTTACCACTACTTGAAAATCCATATTCCCGGCCTCAtgactccctccccccaccatccCCATCCATTCCTCCTTCTTCCCATTATCCCAGAGCTCCAGAGGGTGAGTATGCTGTACCCTTTGATTCAGTGGCTAGGTCCCTGTTGGGGAATAGCCCCAGGGAAGCACTGCccacccctccccatccctcagtGGACCCTCTCTATGACTGCATCGAGGAACGGCTGCCACATCATCCTGATCACATCTATGATGAACCGGAGGGAGTGGCTGCCTTATCCCTGTATGACAGCCCCCAGGAACCCCAGGGTGAGGCCTGGAGGACACAGGCCACAGCTGATAATGGTGTCACACGACCCTATCAAAGTGGACTGGGTGACTTCTTGGGGGTTTCCCTGTCCAGCTGGTCCAAGGGAGCTGAGTATGACAATGTGGTCCTCAAAAGGAACCCAAAGTGA